TCTACTTCACAGTCAGCCACCTTGGCCGCGCCGATCTACGAGAGGAGTATCAGGAACTCCTCATGAGTCGCCGCGTCGATGGTTTCCTGCTTGTCAACACGGAGCTTTCCGTGAACGTCTCGCTGCCTGTTGTCGGAGTGTCTTCCCACAGCAAATCGCCGGGCGTCTCCAACATCATGCTCGACCACGACTTCGCCGCCAAAAAGGCTCTCCGCCACCTCTATGACCTCGGTCATCGCAAGATTGCCTTCATGAAAGGTCAGCGTTACTCCCTGGACTCCGAAGCCCGCTGGAAGTCCATCGTCAGTACGGCGAATGATCTCGGGCTTACCTTACAGCCTGAGCTTTGCATCTATCTCGAGAAGAATCTCTGGTCGCCCGAACTTGGCTACCCACCCATGCGAGAGCTGCTTGCTCGCACCCATGACTTCACTGCCCTGTTCTGCTTCAACGATACTGCCGCCATCGGGGCTATTAGGGCTATTCAGGACGCCGGCCTCTCCTGTCCGCGCGACATCTCAGTCATCGGCTTCGACGATATTATCGTCGCGGAGTACTTCAATCCGCGCCTCACTACTGTTCGCCAGCCGCTTCACAAGATGGGCTGGGCCGCCGCGCAACTGCTTGTCAAACGGATTCAGTATCCCGACGAACCGTATCCTCAGGAGGTATGGTTTGAGCCAGAGCTGGTGGTGAGAGAGTCGACCGCAGCCATTCCAAGCCCATCCCGGTCCCGGCGAGGCAATGGCCGATAGGAGAGCTTTGCAATCCGTTCAGCCGAAGGTGCCCCTGCTGAGCCCGAACCGCGCGAAGATCGTTCGCACACTCGGCCCAGCTTACTTCTACTTTCTCATAGCTGGTACCGTCACAGTCATGTTGGGGCCTCTTCTGCCCCAGCTGATTCGGCACTGGCAGATCCAGGACGCCCAGGCCGGCACCCTCTTCACCGCTGACTTTATCGGCCAACTCTGTGGGGCATGGATCGCCGCTCGCAGTCTCCGTGCGAGCCTCATCTACGGCTCGATTCTCTCCGCAGGCGGATGCATCGCACTTACCTGGCTTGGCTTCGGGGCGGCGCACATCGCACTATTCTGTATCGGGGTCGGCCTTGGCGCGGGTCTTACCGCAGGCAACATCATCGCAGGAACCACGGTTCCAGCCGCTCGGGCGCGGCTACTCGCCATCTTGAATGTCGCATGGGGACTCGGTGCGATCGCCTGCCCCTTGCTGATATACGTGACCTCAGCAGGTGGTATGTGGCGTTTCTTATTCGTTATTGCGGCACTTCTTGTCGCAGCTTCGTTGTTTTCGATAGCGCTGCCACGCACACTCCTCTCCGGCAACGCTTCGGAAACATCGGATC
The nucleotide sequence above comes from Tunturibacter empetritectus. Encoded proteins:
- a CDS encoding LacI family DNA-binding transcriptional regulator, with protein sequence MMKVHKKDCKPDASKPVTLKTLAEYLDLSPATISIVLNNSPVAKSISPATRERVLDAAKKFEYRPNLHARMLRTRITNTIGVIVPELSEGYFTGVMLGVEQYLLQEGFLYFTVSHLGRADLREEYQELLMSRRVDGFLLVNTELSVNVSLPVVGVSSHSKSPGVSNIMLDHDFAAKKALRHLYDLGHRKIAFMKGQRYSLDSEARWKSIVSTANDLGLTLQPELCIYLEKNLWSPELGYPPMRELLARTHDFTALFCFNDTAAIGAIRAIQDAGLSCPRDISVIGFDDIIVAEYFNPRLTTVRQPLHKMGWAAAQLLVKRIQYPDEPYPQEVWFEPELVVRESTAAIPSPSRSRRGNGR